The Vicia villosa cultivar HV-30 ecotype Madison, WI unplaced genomic scaffold, Vvil1.0 ctg.000936F_1_1, whole genome shotgun sequence genome window below encodes:
- the LOC131632351 gene encoding molybdenum cofactor sulfurase-like has protein sequence MATAKEEFLNEFGEHYGYPNGSKTIDQIRATEFNRLQDLVYLDHAGATLYSELQMDSVFKDLTSNVYGNPHSQSDSSSATFEIVRDARQQVLDYCNASPEDYKCIFTSGATAALKIVGEAFPWSCNSTFMYTMENHNSVLGIREYALGQGAAAIAVDIEDVNPRLEEEFSTKISLHQAQRRKVAGLQEGEPTGDVYNLFAFPSECNFSGLRFDLDLVKIIKEDSSRILGTSVCKNRRWLVLIDAAKGSATTPPDLSKYPVDFVALSFYKLFGYPTGLGALIVRNDAAKLLKKSYFSGGTVAASIADIDFIKRREGIEELFEDGTVSFLSIASIRHGFKILNSLTVSAISRHTTSLALYTRKTLLALRHGNGSHVCILYGRHNSMEMCHEMGPIVSFNLKRPDGSWYGYREVEKLASLSGIQLRTGCFCNPGACAKYLGLSHTDLISNTEAGHVCWDDNDIINGKPIGAVRVSFGYMSTYEDAKKFVDFVTSSFISPQNHVHNGNQLKGVNGSVNTCYYLKSITIYPIKSCGGFSATSWPLSNHGSLKHDREWILKSLSGEVLTLKRVPEMGLISSFIDLSQGMLFVESPHCKERLKIRLELDFYDSTVQDIELHGQRYKVYSYSNETNAWFSEAVGRPCTLLRYSGSNHEFVLDKTKDVVSCKDTNSTVSFANEGQFLLVSEESVSDLNKRLCSDVQKVVCGTAMKVNVNRFRPNLVVSGGRPYDEDGWRDIRIGNKYFKSIGGCNRCHVINLSLNAGRVQKSKEPLATLASYRRVKGRILFGILLKYESANGEQQQGDSWLHVGQEVHPD, from the exons ATGGCAACCGCCAAAGAAGAATTTCTGAACGAGTTCGGCGAACATTACGGTTATCCCAATGGCTCCAAAACCATTGATCAAATTCGAGCTACTGAATTCAACAGATTACAAG ATCTTGTGTACTTGGATCATGCCGGTGCAACTTTGTACTCTGAGCTGCAAATGGATTCAGTTTTCAAGGATCTTACTAGTAACGTATATGGAAATCCAC ATAGCCAAAGTGATTCCAGTTCTGCAACTTTCGAGATTGTGAGGGATGCCCGTCAGCAG GTCCTTGACTACTGCAATGCTTCTCCCGAGGACTACAAATGTATATTTACCTCGGGGGCAACAGCAGCTTTGAAAATTGTTGGAGAGGCTTTTCCATGGAGTTGTAACAGTACTTTTATGTATACGATGGAGAATCATAACAGTGTTCTTGGTATAAGAGA ATATGCTCTTGGTCAAGGAGCTGCGGCCATTGCAGTAGATATTGAAGATGTAAATCCTAGACTAGAAGAAGAATTTTCTACAAAGATATCACTGCATCAAGCACAAAGAAGAAAAGTGGCTGGATTGCAGGAGGGAGAACCAACGG GTGATGTGTATAATTTGTTTGCCTTTCCCTCAGAGTGCAATTTCTCTGGGTTGAGATTCGACCTTGACTTGGTGAAGATTATCAAGGAAGACTCAAGCAGGATTTTAGGAACTTCAGTTTGCAA AAATAGACGATGGTTAGTCTTGATTGATGCTGCAAAAGGATCTGCTACCACGCCACCTGATTTGTCCAAGTATCCCGTAGACTTTGTTGCCCTTTCATTTTACAAG CTGTTTGGCTATCCAACTGGGCTTGGAGCTCTCATTGTTCGAAATG ATGCTGCCAAGTTATTGAAGAAATCGTATTTTAGTGGAG GAACAGTTGCTGCATCCATTGCTGACATTGATTTCATTAAAAGAAGGGAAGGTATTGAGGAACTCTTTGAGGATGGAACTGTTTCATTCTTGAGCATAGCATCTATTCGCCATGGCTTCAAAATACTGAATTCTCTAACTGTATCAGCAATATCAAG ACATACGACATCTCTTGCTCTGTATACGAGGAAAACACTTTTGGCCCTAAGGCATGGCAATGGATCCCATGTTTGCATTCTCTATGGACGTCATAATTCAATG GAAATGTGTCATGAAATGGGTCCAATAGTTTCATTCAACTTGAAAAGACCAGATGGCTCTTGGTATGGATACCGTGAAGTAGAAAAGCTGGCATCTCTTTCAGGAATTCAGCTAAGG ACAGGATGCTTCTGCAATCCAGGTGCATGTGCAAAATATCTTGGCTTGTCTCATACGGATCTCATTTCAAATACTGAG GCTGGCCACGTTTGTTGGGATGACAATGATATAATTAATGGAAAACCTATTGGTGCTGTAAGAGTATCCTTTGGCTACATGTCAACATACGAAGATGCCAAG AAATTTGTTGATTTTGTAACAAGTTCCTTCATATCACCTCAAAATCATGTTCACAACGGGAATCAATTGAAAG GTGTGAATGGTTCCGTAAATACCTGCTATTATCTCAAATCAATTACAATATATCCAATAAAATCATGTGGAGGTTTCAGTGCAACAAGTTGGCCTCTTAGCAATCATG GAAGCTTGAAACATGATCGTGAATGGATTCTCAAAAGCCTGAGCGGTGAAGTTCTTACACTGAAAAGG GTTCCTGAAATGGGTCTTATAAGCTCCTTTATTGACCTCAGTCAGGGAATGTTGTTTGTAGAGTCTCCGCATTGCAAAGAAAGATTGAAAATCAGGCTTGAGCTAGATTTTTATGATAGTACTGTACAGGACATTGAACTGCATGGCCAGAG GTACAAGGTATATAGTTACAGCAATGAGACCAATGCATGGTTTAGTGAAGCCGTTGGAAGACCTTGCACTTTGTTACGATATTCTGGTTCCAATCACGAGTTTGTGTTAGACAAGACCAAAGATGTAGTCTCGTGTAAAGATACAAATAGCACAGTCAGTTTCGCTAATGAAGGTCAATTTTTACTTGTATCCGAAGAAAGTGTTTCTGACCTAAACAAAAGATTATGTTCAG ATGTTCAGAAGGTCGTATGCGGAACAGCAATGAAAGTCAATGTAAATAGATTTCGTCCCAACCTTGTGGTATCTGGAGGCCGGCCTTATGATGAAGATGGATGGAGAGACATTAGGATTGGAAATAAGTATTTCAAA TCGATAGGAGGATGCAATCGATGCCATGTAATCAACCTTTCACTAAATGCTGGGCGAGTGCAAAAATCAAAGGAACCTTTGGCAACCTTAGCATCATACAGGAGAGTAAAG GGAAGGATTTTGTTTGGTATACTGCTTAAATATGAATCTGCTAATGGAGAGCAGCAACAAGGTGATTCATGGCTGCATGTGGGGCAGGAAGTGCATCCAGATTGA